In Paraburkholderia bryophila, a single genomic region encodes these proteins:
- a CDS encoding transglutaminase-like domain-containing protein — translation MKLHVGYELVYECVQPTPMMLMLNTHFSHVKEVLSPDLLTVNPSVPITQYRDGFGNLCSRLVAPQGRVSFSTSAVLEVSSEPERRPPFTEQHPVEALPNDSLVFLLGSRYCETDLLSEFAWQTFGKLPLGRVRVEAICDYVHQHIEFGYDFARPTKTAWQAWQERKGVCRDFAHLAVALCRAMNIPARYCTGYISDVGVPPPYSAMDFAAWFEAYVGGCWQMFDPRNNVPRIGRVLMARGRDAADVAISNAFGPTQLLKFAVVCEAV, via the coding sequence ATGAAATTGCACGTCGGCTACGAGCTGGTTTACGAGTGCGTGCAACCGACGCCGATGATGTTGATGTTGAACACCCACTTTTCGCACGTCAAAGAAGTGCTGAGTCCGGATCTGCTGACGGTCAATCCGTCGGTGCCGATCACCCAGTATCGCGACGGCTTCGGCAATCTGTGCAGCCGGCTGGTGGCGCCGCAGGGCAGGGTGTCGTTCTCGACCAGCGCCGTGCTGGAGGTGTCGTCCGAACCGGAACGGCGCCCGCCGTTTACCGAGCAACATCCGGTGGAGGCGTTGCCGAACGATTCGCTGGTGTTCCTGCTGGGCAGCCGCTACTGCGAAACAGATCTGCTGTCCGAATTCGCCTGGCAGACGTTCGGCAAATTGCCGTTGGGGCGCGTGCGCGTGGAGGCGATCTGCGACTACGTGCACCAGCATATCGAGTTCGGCTACGACTTCGCGCGGCCCACCAAGACCGCATGGCAGGCGTGGCAGGAGCGCAAGGGCGTGTGCCGGGACTTTGCCCATCTGGCCGTGGCGCTGTGCCGGGCGATGAACATCCCGGCGCGCTATTGCACGGGTTATATCAGCGACGTCGGCGTGCCGCCGCCGTATTCGGCGATGGATTTTGCCGCGTGGTTCGAGGCTTACGTCGGCGGTTGCTGGCAGATGTTCGATCCGCGTAACAATGTGCCGCGCATCGGGCGGGTGCTGATGGCGCGCGGGCGGGATGCCGCGGACGTTGCCATCAGCAATGCGTTCGGGCCGACGCAGTTGCTGAAGTTCGCGGTGGTGTGCGAGGCGGTTTAG
- a CDS encoding HdeD family acid-resistance protein: MVRLVMILLGVDYLRTRWRTLQLIGWVSLLLGVVVFVDALDNALYFPITPFALLLLLEGLATLAVAWTGMGGQRTLRYVKGFAFCCAAALILAGHHHGNFILSMIFGTLFLADGLLQIVSARVVRYRTWRFAMIGGGVEIALAVFFYQPYPTHYVGTVPYCLGLGLIFGGWNMILLSTRVRRMASNPAVVGEQATDGANAAASAVHAASTAHATNTANTASATSTADPTHPAASRRPPNLEWDGPPGADETALTIHVWTPVGTAKSEARRQPIVDRYIAAVDRNGVISTGHAALESPEGIYISLYPGVEIDRSPDDFARLLRATRENDVPGVFQPDYPTESKAWCPSTVQVRIRNYDPVRLRRFWDTYREDATYNLTHRNCSSSVSRALEAAIEGASARVWGDLGGWRPFLRVITTPELWVAAQLRKRAATMAWTPGLTLDYARALSMLADPRPSGWVTMARVAVRRMVRSRRQWREEARNAPAVREAAHEVAHSAPSSTTPSATPSQPHD, translated from the coding sequence ATGGTTCGTCTGGTCATGATTCTGCTGGGAGTCGATTACCTGCGTACGCGCTGGCGCACATTGCAGTTGATCGGCTGGGTGAGCCTGCTGCTCGGCGTGGTGGTGTTCGTCGACGCGCTCGACAACGCGCTGTATTTTCCGATCACGCCGTTCGCGTTGCTGCTGCTGCTCGAAGGTCTCGCCACGCTGGCCGTCGCGTGGACCGGCATGGGCGGGCAGCGCACGCTGCGCTACGTGAAGGGCTTCGCGTTCTGCTGCGCGGCCGCGCTGATTCTCGCCGGCCATCATCATGGCAACTTCATTCTGTCGATGATTTTCGGCACGCTGTTTCTGGCCGACGGTTTGCTGCAGATCGTCTCGGCCAGAGTAGTGCGCTATCGCACGTGGCGGTTCGCGATGATCGGCGGCGGTGTTGAAATTGCGCTGGCGGTTTTTTTCTACCAGCCGTACCCGACGCACTATGTCGGCACCGTGCCGTATTGCCTGGGCCTCGGTCTGATATTCGGCGGCTGGAACATGATTCTGCTGAGTACGCGGGTTCGGCGGATGGCGTCGAATCCGGCGGTGGTTGGCGAGCAAGCGACGGATGGCGCTAACGCCGCCGCGAGTGCCGTGCATGCTGCAAGCACCGCGCATGCCACGAATACCGCGAATACCGCGAGCGCCACCAGTACCGCCGACCCCACCCACCCCGCCGCGTCGCGCCGACCGCCCAACCTCGAATGGGACGGCCCGCCCGGCGCCGACGAAACCGCATTGACCATCCACGTCTGGACTCCGGTCGGCACCGCCAAAAGCGAGGCGCGCCGCCAGCCGATCGTTGATCGTTATATCGCGGCGGTGGATCGCAACGGCGTGATCTCCACCGGCCATGCCGCGCTCGAATCGCCCGAGGGCATTTACATCAGCCTGTACCCGGGCGTCGAGATCGATCGCTCACCTGACGATTTCGCGCGGCTCCTGCGCGCCACACGCGAGAACGACGTGCCGGGCGTCTTCCAGCCCGATTACCCGACCGAATCGAAAGCGTGGTGCCCGTCGACGGTTCAGGTGCGTATTCGCAATTACGATCCGGTGCGTCTGCGCCGGTTCTGGGACACCTATCGGGAGGACGCCACCTACAACCTCACGCATCGCAATTGCTCGAGCAGTGTGTCGCGCGCGCTGGAAGCGGCGATCGAGGGTGCGTCGGCGCGCGTGTGGGGCGATCTCGGCGGATGGCGGCCGTTTCTGCGCGTGATCACCACGCCGGAACTGTGGGTCGCCGCACAACTGCGCAAACGCGCCGCCACGATGGCATGGACGCCCGGCCTCACGCTCGACTACGCGCGCGCCCTCAGCATGCTCGCCGACCCGCGGCCGTCGGGCTGGGTGACGATGGCGCGCGTGGCCGTGCGCAGAATGGTTCGCTCGCGCCGTCAATGGCGCGAGGAGGCGCGCAATGCACCGGCTGTGCGCGAAGCGGCGCATGAGGTGGCGCACTCGGCCCCATCCAGCACAACACCCAGCGCAACACCCAGCCAACCGCACGATTGA